In Meiothermus ruber DSM 1279, the following proteins share a genomic window:
- a CDS encoding quinone oxidoreductase family protein, producing MKAIVVEQNGPPEHLRYREVPEPSPGPDEVLVRTSLTSLNYADVQARRGGYEAGSPPPFIPGLDAVGVVEALGAEVRGLALGQRVAVFASGGSYAEKVLAKGVLTYPVPDDLPDEAVAGLTALVTAYNTLTWAGRLQPNETVLVHAAAGGVGSLAVQMAKALGAGLVIGTVGHPAKAGFVRSLGADAVVGYEGFAEQVLERTQQKGADLILDSVAGEVFSQGMRCLAPFGRLVVYGHASGQAGSFETRPLHRQTKAVIGYSSGHYRRNRPELLRPTVEAVFALLRSGRIRLHIGARYSLEQAAQAHALMESRQSTGKILLYP from the coding sequence ATGAAAGCCATCGTGGTTGAACAGAACGGCCCGCCCGAACACCTGCGCTACCGGGAGGTGCCCGAACCCAGCCCCGGGCCCGACGAGGTGCTGGTGCGCACCAGCCTGACCAGCCTCAACTACGCCGACGTCCAGGCCCGGCGGGGCGGCTACGAGGCCGGTTCACCGCCCCCTTTTATACCGGGGCTGGATGCGGTAGGGGTGGTGGAAGCCCTGGGCGCGGAGGTCAGGGGCCTGGCGCTGGGGCAACGGGTGGCAGTCTTTGCGAGTGGGGGCTCGTACGCCGAAAAAGTACTGGCTAAAGGGGTGCTAACCTACCCAGTTCCCGACGACCTGCCCGACGAAGCGGTCGCGGGCCTGACCGCCCTGGTCACGGCCTACAACACCCTGACCTGGGCTGGGCGCTTGCAGCCAAACGAGACCGTGCTGGTGCACGCCGCTGCGGGTGGCGTGGGCAGCCTGGCGGTGCAGATGGCGAAGGCCCTGGGCGCGGGGCTGGTCATCGGAACCGTGGGGCATCCGGCCAAGGCCGGGTTCGTCCGCAGTCTGGGGGCCGATGCCGTGGTGGGGTACGAGGGCTTTGCTGAACAGGTGCTCGAGCGAACCCAGCAAAAAGGCGCTGATCTGATCCTCGACTCGGTGGCGGGGGAGGTTTTTAGCCAGGGCATGCGCTGCCTAGCCCCTTTTGGCCGCCTGGTGGTGTACGGGCATGCCAGCGGCCAGGCCGGCAGCTTCGAGACCCGCCCGCTGCACCGCCAGACCAAAGCCGTCATCGGCTACAGCAGCGGGCATTACCGGCGCAATCGGCCCGAGCTGCTGCGGCCCACCGTGGAGGCCGTCTTTGCCCTGCTCCGGTCAGGTAGGATCCGGCTTCACATTGGAGCGCGCTACAGCCTCGAGCAGGCCGCCCAAGCCCACGCCCTAATGGAAAGCCGGCAGAGCACCGGCAAAATCCTGCTCTATCCCTAA
- the trmH gene encoding tRNA (guanosine(18)-2'-O)-methyltransferase TrmH, which produces MTPERLARIRAVLNKRQPDLTVLMERVHKPHNFSAILRSCDAVGVLEAHAIPAKHGIPNLEEAEDLSLKGKTFNETSGSAAKWVGLQLHADTASAFAHLKARGFQVLAAHFSERAVDYRQADYTRPTCILLGTEKWGVSPEAAELADAHILIPMVGMVQSLNVSVAAAVILFEAQRQRLQAGFYEQVRLAPEQYEAVLQSWMARHAQGQG; this is translated from the coding sequence GTGACGCCAGAACGCCTTGCCAGGATTCGCGCCGTATTGAACAAACGCCAGCCCGACCTGACGGTGCTGATGGAGCGGGTGCATAAGCCCCACAACTTTTCCGCCATTCTGCGCTCGTGCGACGCGGTGGGGGTGCTCGAGGCCCACGCCATCCCGGCCAAGCACGGTATTCCAAACCTGGAGGAAGCCGAGGATCTGAGCCTCAAAGGCAAAACCTTCAACGAGACCTCCGGCTCGGCGGCCAAATGGGTGGGGCTGCAACTGCACGCCGATACTGCCTCGGCTTTTGCCCACCTCAAGGCGCGGGGATTTCAGGTGCTGGCCGCGCATTTTTCCGAGCGGGCCGTGGACTACCGTCAGGCCGATTACACCCGCCCAACCTGCATCCTGCTGGGTACCGAGAAGTGGGGGGTCTCGCCGGAGGCCGCCGAGCTGGCCGATGCCCACATTCTGATTCCCATGGTGGGCATGGTGCAGAGCCTGAATGTTTCGGTGGCGGCGGCGGTGATTCTGTTCGAGGCCCAGCGCCAGCGCTTGCAGGCAGGTTTTTACGAACAGGTTCGTCTTGCCCCCGAGCAGTATGAGGCTGTGCTGCAAAGCTGGATGGCCCGGCATGCGCAGGGCCAGGGTTAG
- a CDS encoding VanW family protein has protein sequence MRTTTLAIFCWISLALAGPDGLYYALENRIEKGQIVTVGVSQRIKIGGVGQLPLLLKQAARPALEARWRYDAALKDWVLQDQMGHTFDLAEAKKRYLEALQSGQTEFLLPVRHTLHPRGTPYFYNLGIRELLAEATTSFAGSSYERRYNIQLGASRLDGALIPPGEIFSFARAMGEVSERTGFKKAFVISGEQTVEGVGGGMCQVSTTLFRSAYFAGLPIVQRQPHSYQVRYYQPTGLDAAVFLPSLDLRFKNDTPGHLLIQSSVRGSQITFRIFGTRDRRVTWSNPIVLNRTPALPTRYIATLELPAQRFVQVDWAAEGATVQVHRTIRFSNGRVQKDTLTSTYRPWGAVYLVGEGTQLKSGRVITAATDDAPDNHGYRLPTQNILRPTRSP, from the coding sequence ATGCGTACTACCACATTGGCTATTTTTTGCTGGATTTCGCTAGCTTTGGCAGGGCCGGACGGCCTTTACTACGCTTTAGAAAACCGCATTGAAAAGGGCCAGATTGTGACCGTGGGGGTGTCCCAGCGCATCAAGATTGGGGGGGTGGGGCAGCTTCCGCTTCTGCTCAAGCAGGCGGCCCGGCCCGCGCTCGAGGCCCGCTGGCGCTACGACGCGGCTTTGAAGGACTGGGTGCTGCAAGACCAGATGGGTCATACCTTCGATCTGGCCGAGGCCAAGAAGCGCTACCTTGAGGCCCTGCAATCCGGCCAGACAGAGTTTTTGCTACCGGTGCGCCACACCCTGCACCCTCGAGGCACGCCGTATTTCTACAACCTGGGCATTCGTGAGCTTTTAGCCGAGGCCACCACCTCCTTTGCTGGTTCCTCCTACGAACGCCGCTACAACATTCAGCTTGGGGCCAGCCGCCTTGATGGCGCGCTGATTCCTCCAGGCGAAATTTTTTCGTTTGCCAGGGCCATGGGCGAGGTCTCCGAACGCACCGGCTTCAAAAAAGCCTTTGTGATCTCCGGCGAACAAACGGTAGAAGGGGTGGGTGGGGGGATGTGCCAGGTCTCAACCACCCTCTTCCGCTCAGCCTACTTTGCGGGACTGCCCATCGTGCAACGCCAGCCCCACAGCTACCAGGTGCGCTACTACCAGCCCACCGGCCTGGATGCCGCGGTGTTTCTGCCCTCCCTCGACCTCAGGTTCAAAAACGATACCCCCGGCCACCTGCTAATCCAGAGCAGCGTGCGCGGCAGCCAGATCACCTTCCGCATTTTCGGCACCAGGGACCGCCGGGTCACCTGGAGCAACCCCATCGTGCTAAACCGCACGCCGGCCCTGCCCACCCGCTACATCGCCACGCTCGAGCTGCCAGCCCAGCGCTTTGTGCAGGTAGACTGGGCCGCCGAAGGCGCCACGGTGCAGGTTCACCGCACCATTCGATTCTCCAATGGCAGGGTGCAGAAAGACACCCTCACCAGCACCTACCGGCCCTGGGGGGCGGTGTATCTGGTGGGGGAGGGCACCCAGCTTAAATCGGGCCGGGTTATTACCGCTGCCACCGACGACGCCCCCGACAACCACGGTTACCGCCTGCCCACCCAGAACATTCTGCGTCCCACCCGCAGCCCCTAG
- a CDS encoding transglutaminase family protein — protein MLLAVYHLTEYFYPDAARDSFNELWLYPVDDHRQGLLEFRLQITPHAPARSRQDYFHNRVYSFHLHHPHTTLRVETQAKVLTFAIPEPRPVPVQALRSLQPRFFEFLAPTARIPLHHNWLELLGVRRPLPHENLHSYLLEVTEHLHRSFRYDATATELNTPLLQFVEGRAGVCQDYAQAMLAVLRSVGIPARYVSGYLATGVGSQGSHAWVEAFVPGSGWYGYDPTNNSTITEQYIKKAHGRDYDDCPPLKGLRRGGGQERLNVLVQVKVL, from the coding sequence GTGCTGCTTGCGGTCTACCACCTAACCGAGTACTTCTACCCCGACGCGGCGCGGGACTCCTTCAACGAGTTGTGGCTCTATCCAGTCGATGATCACCGCCAGGGGCTTCTGGAGTTTCGCCTTCAGATTACGCCCCATGCCCCAGCCCGCAGCCGGCAGGATTACTTTCATAACCGGGTGTACAGCTTTCACCTGCATCATCCCCACACCACCCTGCGGGTAGAAACCCAGGCCAAAGTCCTGACCTTTGCCATACCCGAGCCCCGGCCGGTACCCGTTCAGGCCTTAAGAAGCCTGCAGCCCAGGTTCTTTGAGTTTCTGGCCCCCACGGCCAGGATACCCCTGCACCACAACTGGCTCGAGCTGCTGGGTGTGCGCCGCCCTCTTCCCCACGAAAACCTGCACAGCTACCTGCTGGAAGTGACGGAGCACCTCCACCGGAGTTTTCGCTACGACGCCACCGCCACCGAGCTCAACACCCCACTGCTGCAATTTGTGGAAGGCCGGGCTGGGGTCTGCCAGGACTACGCCCAGGCCATGCTGGCGGTTCTACGCAGCGTGGGAATTCCGGCCCGGTACGTCTCGGGGTACCTGGCCACAGGGGTTGGCTCACAGGGCAGCCACGCCTGGGTTGAAGCCTTTGTGCCCGGCTCAGGCTGGTATGGTTACGATCCCACCAACAACTCCACCATTACCGAGCAGTACATCAAAAAAGCCCATGGGCGCGACTACGACGACTGCCCACCGCTTAAGGGGCTTCGCCGTGGGGGGGGCCAGGAGCGCCTGAACGTGCTGGTTCAGGTCAAGGTGCTGTAG
- the rbsK gene encoding ribokinase has translation MSIVVVGSINMDLVVRVKRHPVPGETLLGSDYETHHGGKGANQAVAAARMLARPMPTKSASPGPAPGVRMIGRVGQDEFGQQLRNALKREGINVSATLPIAAPTGVAFIAIDEEGQNTIIVSPGANHRLRPEHLSPAEFEEARVVVLQLEIPLETVRRAAELGRQAGAQVILNAAPAQKLPDKLLHHIDILVVNEIEALGLSGVKPDSPEMALEVAQLLAKKVPTVIITLGEQGAVWASPEGQGHQPVPEVEVVDATGAGDAFIGALAAALCEGRPLAQAVAHGCVAGALATTKTGAQSSLPWREEVCARLEL, from the coding sequence ATGAGCATTGTGGTGGTGGGAAGCATCAACATGGATCTGGTGGTGCGGGTCAAGCGACATCCGGTTCCCGGCGAAACCCTCCTGGGCTCGGATTACGAGACCCATCACGGCGGTAAAGGGGCCAACCAGGCCGTGGCCGCCGCGCGCATGCTGGCCCGCCCCATGCCCACCAAAAGCGCCAGCCCCGGCCCAGCCCCCGGGGTGCGCATGATTGGTAGGGTGGGGCAGGATGAGTTCGGCCAGCAACTGCGCAACGCCCTCAAGCGCGAGGGGATCAATGTGAGCGCCACCCTTCCCATCGCGGCCCCCACCGGCGTGGCTTTCATTGCGATTGATGAGGAAGGGCAGAACACCATCATCGTCTCGCCGGGGGCCAACCACCGCCTACGGCCCGAGCACCTCTCCCCCGCCGAGTTCGAGGAGGCCCGGGTGGTGGTCTTGCAGCTCGAGATTCCCCTCGAGACCGTGCGACGGGCGGCCGAGCTGGGCCGCCAGGCCGGCGCTCAGGTCATCCTGAACGCTGCACCTGCGCAAAAACTGCCCGATAAACTCCTACACCATATCGACATCCTAGTGGTCAACGAAATCGAAGCCCTGGGCCTGAGCGGGGTCAAGCCCGACTCACCCGAGATGGCCCTCGAGGTAGCCCAGCTACTGGCTAAAAAAGTGCCCACCGTCATCATCACCCTGGGTGAACAGGGAGCAGTGTGGGCATCCCCCGAGGGCCAGGGACATCAGCCAGTTCCCGAAGTAGAGGTCGTCGATGCCACTGGGGCCGGGGATGCCTTTATCGGGGCATTGGCCGCAGCCCTCTGTGAGGGAAGGCCCCTGGCCCAGGCGGTGGCCCACGGCTGTGTGGCCGGGGCCCTGGCTACCACCAAAACCGGCGCTCAATCCTCGCTGCCCTGGCGCGAGGAGGTGTGCGCGCGGCTCGAGCTTTGA
- a CDS encoding nucleoside hydrolase has translation MPRKIILDCDPGHDDAIAIMLALASEELEVLGITTVYGNVSLERTTRNALVVREVLGKSVPIYAGADRPLVCERISAEAVHGVSGLEGPHLPTPSGQAEPEHAVHFIIEQVLQHPGEVTLVPVGPLTNIALAMRLEPRIIPQIREIVLMGGSIDIGNWTPSAEFNILCDPHAAKIVFGAGVPLVMMGLNLTHQTIAHPTRVARFRALETRVGNFVAELLEFFREHHVQRYKWDGAPIHDACAVAYLLRPELFKTAMFNVEIEANEGLTFGRTVCDYWRVTGRQPNCEVGLEVDVDGFYELLLERIARYA, from the coding sequence GTGCCGCGCAAAATTATCCTCGACTGCGACCCCGGACACGACGATGCCATCGCCATCATGCTGGCCCTGGCCAGCGAGGAGCTCGAGGTCTTGGGCATCACCACCGTGTATGGCAACGTGAGCCTCGAGCGCACCACCCGCAACGCCCTGGTGGTGCGGGAGGTGCTGGGCAAAAGCGTGCCCATCTACGCCGGAGCCGACCGCCCCCTGGTGTGCGAGCGCATCAGCGCCGAGGCTGTGCATGGGGTCTCGGGGCTGGAAGGCCCCCATCTGCCCACCCCTAGCGGCCAGGCAGAGCCGGAACACGCTGTGCACTTCATTATTGAGCAGGTGCTCCAGCATCCCGGCGAGGTCACGCTGGTGCCGGTGGGCCCTCTCACCAACATCGCCCTGGCTATGCGGCTCGAGCCCCGCATCATTCCCCAGATTCGAGAAATTGTGCTGATGGGCGGCTCGATTGACATTGGCAACTGGACGCCAAGCGCCGAGTTCAACATCCTGTGTGACCCCCATGCCGCCAAAATTGTCTTTGGAGCCGGGGTTCCGCTGGTGATGATGGGCCTCAACCTGACCCATCAAACCATCGCCCACCCCACCCGGGTGGCGCGCTTCCGGGCCCTGGAAACACGGGTTGGCAATTTCGTGGCCGAGCTGCTCGAGTTCTTCCGCGAACACCACGTTCAGCGCTACAAATGGGACGGGGCCCCCATCCACGATGCCTGCGCGGTGGCTTATTTGCTACGTCCCGAGCTGTTCAAAACCGCGATGTTCAACGTGGAGATCGAGGCCAATGAGGGGCTGACCTTTGGGCGCACGGTCTGCGATTACTGGCGGGTGACCGGCAGGCAACCCAACTGCGAAGTGGGCCTCGAGGTTGACGTAGACGGCTTCTACGAGCTGCTGCTGGAGCGCATTGCGCGCTACGCATAG
- the alr gene encoding alanine racemase, whose translation MRPAWLEINLDALAHNYNLLRSRAGNTQVIGVVKANAYGHGAVEVGKELLRLGAWGLAVATTDEARELRKAGIVARILLMGSLHPQQAREVVELDLIPSISTLESAEALNALGKPVTVHLEFDTGMGRVGFQPEEAPQVKEHLVRYENLLVQGIYSHFADAEEDVLWTKEQIAHFKQVQQVFGPGYFYHLCNTAGTFNFGEYGLSAVRPGIGLYGLLPHLGLKPIARLLAKPTQVKELPPGRRIGYSGLYTTQGREWIATLPVGYADGIPRLVFNRATVRYYPDDQPCTCPVVGRVSMDQITVKLPGPVGLEQVFEVVTPDFDPTSSLWGWAELTGTVSYEPAVRLAARLPRVYLRDGTEVARVG comes from the coding sequence ATGCGGCCTGCCTGGCTGGAAATCAACCTCGATGCTTTAGCCCACAACTACAACCTGCTGCGCTCCCGAGCTGGAAATACCCAGGTGATCGGTGTGGTCAAGGCCAACGCCTATGGGCATGGGGCGGTGGAGGTGGGCAAGGAACTGCTGCGCCTGGGGGCCTGGGGGCTGGCGGTGGCCACCACCGACGAGGCCCGCGAGCTGCGCAAGGCGGGCATTGTGGCCCGTATCCTGCTGATGGGGAGTCTGCACCCCCAGCAGGCCAGGGAGGTGGTCGAGCTGGATCTGATCCCTTCCATCTCGACCCTCGAGAGCGCCGAGGCCCTCAACGCCCTGGGTAAGCCGGTGACGGTGCACCTCGAGTTCGACACCGGCATGGGCCGGGTGGGCTTCCAGCCCGAAGAAGCCCCACAGGTCAAAGAACACTTGGTTCGCTATGAAAACCTGCTCGTCCAGGGCATCTACTCCCACTTTGCCGATGCTGAGGAGGATGTGCTCTGGACTAAAGAGCAAATTGCTCATTTCAAGCAGGTGCAGCAGGTGTTTGGGCCGGGCTACTTTTACCACCTGTGCAATACGGCCGGAACTTTTAATTTTGGCGAATACGGCCTGAGTGCGGTGCGTCCGGGCATCGGCCTGTATGGCCTCCTGCCCCACTTGGGCCTGAAGCCCATTGCCCGCCTGCTGGCCAAACCCACCCAGGTCAAAGAGCTGCCGCCGGGGCGCAGAATCGGCTACAGCGGACTCTACACCACCCAGGGCCGGGAATGGATCGCCACCCTGCCGGTGGGCTACGCCGATGGCATCCCCCGCCTGGTCTTCAACCGGGCGACGGTTCGGTATTACCCGGATGACCAGCCCTGCACCTGCCCGGTGGTGGGCCGGGTCTCGATGGATCAGATTACCGTGAAGCTTCCGGGGCCGGTGGGCCTGGAGCAGGTTTTTGAGGTGGTCACCCCCGACTTCGACCCCACCAGCAGCCTGTGGGGCTGGGCCGAGCTGACCGGAACTGTCAGCTACGAGCCGGCGGTGCGGCTTGCGGCCCGCCTGCCCAGGGTATACCTACGGGATGGAACCGAGGTGGCGCGGGTGGGATAG
- a CDS encoding DUF3208 domain-containing protein, whose translation MKAIKLFQGYLWHPKELSFDPREAIPRQLGEVHVLIDKVRAPMTFFEDGTPTETQQFYQVTLLVRTEQEPQDLKPLALWVSQALKPYLEATPKEVGWQLLEDLRQV comes from the coding sequence ATGAAGGCCATCAAGCTGTTTCAGGGTTATCTGTGGCACCCCAAGGAACTCTCCTTCGACCCCCGCGAGGCAATTCCCCGCCAACTGGGGGAGGTGCACGTGCTGATTGATAAAGTGCGGGCCCCCATGACCTTTTTCGAGGACGGCACCCCCACCGAGACCCAGCAGTTTTACCAGGTGACCCTGCTGGTGCGCACCGAACAGGAGCCACAAGACCTTAAGCCGCTGGCGCTGTGGGTGAGCCAGGCGCTAAAGCCCTACCTCGAGGCCACCCCCAAGGAGGTGGGCTGGCAACTGCTGGAAGACCTGCGGCAGGTTTGA
- a CDS encoding GNAT family N-acetyltransferase: MWHDCPILEGLYIRLEPLRLEHAPALLEHYDAEMVQYLSNAPREATLEAMQNYIRSLLSAKDRVNWVIVDRASGQMAGRTGYVRINPEYRGLETTTWIFTPFQGGYANPESKYLLLCRAFEDLKAIRVQFRADARNTRSCKAIEKLGATFEGILRKDQIYPNGTIRNTAVYSIIDDEWPQVKKGLEARLYR, translated from the coding sequence ATGTGGCACGATTGCCCAATCCTGGAGGGTCTGTATATTCGACTAGAGCCCCTGCGCCTGGAGCACGCCCCGGCTTTGCTCGAGCACTACGACGCCGAGATGGTGCAGTACCTGAGCAACGCCCCCAGGGAAGCCACCCTAGAGGCCATGCAAAATTACATCCGCTCGTTGTTGAGCGCTAAAGATCGGGTGAACTGGGTCATCGTCGACAGGGCCAGCGGCCAGATGGCCGGGCGCACCGGCTATGTGCGGATCAACCCAGAGTACCGCGGTTTAGAGACCACCACCTGGATTTTTACCCCTTTTCAAGGGGGCTATGCCAACCCTGAGAGCAAATACCTGCTTTTGTGCAGGGCTTTCGAGGATCTGAAGGCCATCCGGGTGCAGTTTCGGGCCGACGCCCGTAACACCCGTAGCTGCAAGGCCATCGAGAAGCTGGGGGCTACCTTTGAGGGCATTCTGCGTAAGGATCAGATTTACCCCAACGGCACCATCCGCAACACCGCGGTTTATTCGATTATCGACGACGAGTGGCCCCAGGTGAAAAAAGGCCTCGAGGCCCGGCTGTATCGCTAG
- a CDS encoding MogA/MoaB family molybdenum cofactor biosynthesis protein: MIRVGILTISDREARGESEDHAYAALRESLALGPYEIANYEIIPDEPAQIKRVLRLWADRDGLDVILTLGSIRLSNRDHAPEATREMLEKEAPGIAELIRMETYKKNPLAALSRGVAGVRGKTLIINLPGGPQGSKDSLEVILPLIPEAVQRITGRPVAHLANGFSFD, translated from the coding sequence ATGATTCGAGTCGGCATCCTTACCATTTCCGATCGTGAAGCCCGCGGGGAGAGCGAAGACCACGCTTATGCGGCGTTGCGCGAGAGCCTGGCCTTAGGCCCCTACGAGATTGCCAATTACGAGATTATCCCCGATGAGCCGGCCCAGATTAAGCGGGTGTTGCGCTTGTGGGCCGACCGCGATGGGCTGGACGTGATCTTGACACTGGGCAGCATCCGCCTCAGCAACCGCGATCACGCCCCGGAGGCCACCCGCGAGATGCTGGAGAAAGAGGCGCCCGGGATTGCGGAGCTTATCCGCATGGAAACTTACAAGAAAAACCCTTTAGCAGCGCTATCCCGTGGGGTGGCGGGCGTGCGGGGCAAAACCCTGATTATCAACCTACCGGGAGGGCCGCAGGGCAGCAAGGACTCCCTCGAGGTCATCCTGCCCCTCATTCCCGAGGCGGTGCAGCGCATCACAGGCCGCCCGGTGGCCCATCTGGCCAACGGCTTTTCCTTCGACTGA
- a CDS encoding MMPL family transporter, with amino-acid sequence MLAPLARLVARYPVQIVLVWLLLVLLAIPAARLAPQNLAANASAVKNSEAQKVLQILTEAFGLPPVDRTVLVSESSLPEHDPRFRQTYNQLMARMQTLEGVLRIHRYDAPSPLQQQSQDGKITATLLDTRLENGEAVIEALRREARAAQTPEIRFYVTGATAVTKDFLHLLEADVKRSELMALPLTGLVLLLAFGALVATGLPLLVGVVAITTGLACLFFLTLWGEVSSFALSVITMLSLGAGIDYALLMVNRFREELAAGRPAQAAAAITTQTAGRTVAFSGLVVAIAMGAMLVPDLTFIRSMGVGGVMAITLTVLVSITLLPALLALLGERVNAPRRWAFKPTSSGKASPFWGRWASVVMQRPWMWSFGVMGLLLALAWPATQMKLGYTGAFGLGPHVESRKGLELIRQLELGGALDAFEVLLDLGEEGFTPQNRARWRALEQRLSAWPEVRLVVSPFLAGRLEGQGGFAELVGLTNQYISQDRRYLRLTVIPRDAVHAPSIPDWYARLKQEAQQAGFQRVLLGGAPVGSMEFTQALVGAMPAAIGTVFVATFLLLAVAFRSLVIPLKSILMNTLTVGAAYGLITLVFQEGFAARLVGAPTDVGGIDSSLPILMFAVIFGLSMDYEIFLLSRVQEAHLAGLDTPQAVRYALERTAGVIGSAALIMVIVFSAFVVGQVVANKTIGLGLALAVLLDATLVRLVLVPAVLVLAGRWNWWLPEPLQRVMPRVRLEP; translated from the coding sequence ATGCTTGCCCCCCTGGCCCGCCTGGTTGCCCGCTATCCTGTACAGATCGTTCTGGTGTGGCTGTTGCTGGTGCTGTTGGCCATACCGGCTGCCCGGCTGGCCCCGCAAAACCTGGCCGCCAACGCCAGCGCTGTAAAAAACAGCGAAGCCCAGAAGGTTTTGCAGATCTTGACCGAGGCCTTTGGTCTACCTCCGGTCGACCGTACGGTGCTGGTCAGTGAATCCAGCCTACCTGAGCACGACCCCCGCTTTCGCCAGACCTACAACCAACTGATGGCCCGGATGCAGACCCTGGAGGGGGTGCTGCGGATTCACCGCTACGACGCGCCCAGCCCGCTCCAGCAGCAAAGCCAGGATGGCAAAATAACCGCCACCCTGCTGGACACGCGCCTGGAGAACGGCGAGGCCGTGATCGAGGCTTTGAGACGGGAAGCCAGGGCTGCCCAGACACCCGAAATTCGCTTTTATGTCACCGGGGCCACCGCCGTTACCAAGGACTTTTTGCACCTGCTGGAGGCCGATGTCAAGCGCAGCGAACTGATGGCCCTGCCCTTAACCGGGCTGGTGCTGCTCCTGGCCTTTGGCGCCCTGGTGGCGACCGGCCTGCCCCTTTTGGTGGGGGTGGTGGCCATCACCACCGGCCTGGCCTGCTTGTTTTTCCTGACGCTTTGGGGCGAGGTGAGCAGTTTTGCGCTTTCGGTGATTACCATGCTCTCGCTGGGCGCGGGCATCGATTACGCCTTGCTGATGGTCAATCGCTTCCGTGAGGAACTGGCCGCGGGCCGCCCGGCGCAGGCGGCGGCCGCCATCACCACCCAGACCGCCGGCCGCACGGTGGCCTTTAGCGGGCTGGTGGTGGCCATTGCCATGGGGGCCATGCTGGTGCCCGATCTGACCTTTATCCGTTCGATGGGGGTGGGCGGGGTGATGGCCATTACCCTGACGGTGCTGGTTTCCATCACCCTGCTCCCGGCCCTTCTGGCCTTGCTGGGCGAGCGGGTTAACGCGCCACGCCGCTGGGCCTTCAAACCCACCAGCAGCGGGAAGGCCAGCCCCTTCTGGGGTCGGTGGGCTAGCGTGGTGATGCAGCGCCCCTGGATGTGGTCGTTTGGGGTGATGGGGCTGCTTCTGGCGCTGGCCTGGCCGGCCACCCAGATGAAGCTGGGCTACACCGGCGCGTTTGGACTGGGCCCCCATGTGGAGTCACGCAAGGGCCTGGAGCTCATCCGACAGCTCGAGCTCGGGGGGGCGCTGGACGCCTTCGAGGTGCTGCTCGACCTGGGCGAGGAGGGCTTTACCCCTCAGAACCGGGCCCGCTGGCGGGCGCTCGAGCAGCGTCTTTCGGCCTGGCCGGAGGTGCGGCTGGTGGTCTCGCCCTTCCTGGCGGGCCGCCTGGAAGGCCAGGGCGGGTTTGCTGAGCTGGTGGGCCTCACCAACCAGTACATCAGCCAAGACCGCCGCTACCTGCGTCTTACGGTCATTCCCCGCGACGCTGTTCACGCCCCTAGCATCCCCGATTGGTATGCCCGCCTCAAACAGGAAGCGCAGCAGGCTGGGTTCCAGCGGGTGCTGCTGGGCGGCGCGCCGGTGGGTTCGATGGAGTTTACCCAGGCCCTGGTGGGGGCCATGCCCGCTGCCATCGGGACGGTTTTTGTGGCCACCTTCCTTTTGCTGGCGGTGGCCTTTCGCAGCCTGGTCATCCCCCTCAAGTCCATCCTGATGAACACCCTGACGGTGGGGGCGGCCTATGGCCTCATTACCCTGGTGTTTCAGGAGGGGTTTGCAGCGAGGCTGGTGGGTGCGCCCACCGATGTGGGGGGCATCGACAGCTCGCTCCCGATCCTGATGTTTGCGGTGATTTTTGGGCTTTCCATGGACTACGAGATCTTTTTGCTCTCCCGCGTGCAGGAGGCCCACCTGGCCGGGCTGGACACCCCCCAGGCCGTGCGCTACGCCCTCGAGCGCACCGCCGGGGTAATTGGCAGCGCCGCCCTGATTATGGTGATCGTCTTCTCGGCCTTTGTGGTGGGGCAGGTGGTGGCCAACAAGACCATTGGTCTGGGACTGGCGCTGGCGGTGCTCCTGGATGCCACCCTGGTGCGGCTGGTGCTGGTGCCGGCGGTGCTGGTGCTGGCGGGCCGGTGGAACTGGTGGTTGCCCGAGCCGCTCCAGCGGGTCATGCCTAGGGTGCGCCTCGAGCCGTAG